In Streptomyces sp. NBC_00306, a single genomic region encodes these proteins:
- a CDS encoding SHOCT domain-containing protein, which translates to MNTLAHTGGPGPWMLFFPLVWAAVVVGVVTLARRTGFRRGRRGPGPWNQRPAHGENSPIALLGRRFAAGEIDEDEYWRRLSVLDEQFGRVGKDGAV; encoded by the coding sequence ATGAACACCCTGGCGCACACAGGCGGGCCCGGCCCGTGGATGCTCTTCTTCCCGCTGGTCTGGGCGGCCGTCGTCGTCGGCGTCGTCACACTGGCGCGCCGCACCGGCTTCCGGCGCGGACGCCGCGGCCCCGGCCCCTGGAACCAGCGCCCCGCACACGGCGAGAACTCGCCGATCGCCCTGCTCGGCCGCCGGTTCGCCGCCGGTGAGATCGACGAGGACGAGTACTGGCGCCGGCTGTCCGTCCTCGACGAGCAGTTCGGCCGCGTCGGCAAGGACGGTGCGGTGTGA